A DNA window from Acidimicrobiia bacterium contains the following coding sequences:
- a CDS encoding cellulase family glycosylhydrolase, with translation MHPPRHPFPGRRLVAVVVVLLAAVVGAACVPIRLSGGPPPARARVGHAGRWLTDARGRVLMLHGVNLVAKTDGVTPAAMGFGSDDAAWLAQNGFDVVRLGLTAASVMPSPGVIDEAYLDSFFRTVDELTAQGVYVLVDLHQDGWGPTLGSDGFPGWMTITSGAPNTGTPFPLYYVTNPAIQAAFDSLWANAAGPGGVGLQDRVAAIFRALAARVRTRPMVLGYDLLNEPWPGTVWQPCIAPPSGCPAQDAKLDGYYARVTGAIRAVDASHLVFGEPYVLFNFGDAGTNIARPGGSPASGLSYHLYATNVANEPAVQSFALQWSARTGGAVLNTEFGATTDTAAIDRQVAELDGALVPWIWWAYNEEIVRDLSKPPTEANLVTNVVDALVRPHPTAVAGTPEALAYDPTTRTMRFTYSTTRVPGVDVPPGLPGITDLDAPARTYPTGYRVTVTGGLVVSRPGTPVVRVLSLPGVADVTVTIRPA, from the coding sequence GTGCACCCACCGCGTCATCCCTTCCCGGGTCGACGGCTCGTCGCCGTCGTGGTCGTCCTCCTCGCCGCCGTCGTCGGCGCCGCGTGCGTGCCCATCCGGCTCAGTGGAGGACCGCCGCCGGCTCGTGCGCGCGTCGGGCACGCCGGCCGCTGGCTCACGGACGCGCGCGGTCGCGTCCTGATGCTGCACGGCGTGAACCTCGTCGCGAAGACCGACGGCGTCACGCCCGCGGCGATGGGCTTCGGCTCCGACGACGCCGCCTGGCTCGCGCAGAACGGGTTCGACGTCGTCCGCCTCGGCCTCACGGCAGCGTCCGTCATGCCGAGCCCGGGCGTGATCGACGAGGCGTACCTCGACTCGTTCTTCCGGACCGTCGACGAGCTGACCGCGCAGGGTGTCTACGTGCTCGTCGACCTGCACCAGGACGGCTGGGGTCCGACGCTGGGCAGCGACGGGTTCCCCGGCTGGATGACGATCACGAGCGGCGCGCCGAACACGGGCACGCCGTTCCCCCTGTACTACGTCACCAATCCCGCGATCCAGGCTGCGTTCGACAGCCTGTGGGCGAACGCGGCCGGTCCCGGCGGCGTGGGGTTGCAGGACCGTGTCGCGGCGATCTTCCGTGCGCTGGCCGCCCGCGTCCGGACGCGTCCGATGGTGCTCGGCTACGACCTGCTGAACGAGCCGTGGCCGGGCACCGTGTGGCAACCGTGCATCGCACCGCCGTCCGGTTGCCCCGCCCAGGACGCGAAGCTCGACGGGTACTACGCGCGCGTGACGGGCGCGATCCGTGCCGTCGACGCGTCGCACCTCGTGTTCGGCGAGCCGTACGTGCTGTTCAACTTCGGCGACGCGGGCACGAACATCGCGCGGCCGGGTGGCAGCCCCGCGAGCGGCCTCAGCTACCACCTCTACGCGACAAACGTCGCGAACGAGCCCGCGGTCCAGTCGTTCGCGCTGCAGTGGTCGGCGCGCACCGGCGGTGCCGTCCTGAACACCGAGTTCGGCGCGACGACCGACACTGCCGCGATCGACCGTCAGGTCGCGGAGCTCGACGGCGCGCTCGTGCCCTGGATCTGGTGGGCGTACAACGAGGAGATCGTGCGCGATCTCTCGAAGCCGCCGACCGAGGCGAACCTGGTGACGAACGTCGTCGACGCACTGGTCCGTCCCCACCCGACCGCGGTCGCGGGGACCCCGGAAGCGCTCGCGTACGACCCTACGACGCGGACGATGCGCTTCACGTACTCGACCACGCGTGTCCCCGGCGTGGACGTACCGCCCGGCCTCCCCGGCATCACCGACCTCGACGCGCCCGCCCGGACGTACCCGACGGGCTACCGCGTCACCGTGACCGGCGGGCTCGTGGTGTCCCGACCGGGCACGCCCGTCGTACGCGTCCTCAGCCTGCCCGGGGTCGCGGACGTCACCGTGACGATCCGACCCGCTTGA
- a CDS encoding pyridoxamine 5'-phosphate oxidase family protein, whose amino-acid sequence MIDDDRRALLESPCSLVVGTVAPDLLPDATRGWAVVVDAREGTLRLLLSASAATSIENLRATGVVAVTATEFQTLESVQVKGRVDGIEDPSRDDRARFDAFCDGMVAAVSAIDGVPPEIVRRALPDDVVACVVRIEELFDQTPGPSAGARLARVEA is encoded by the coding sequence GTGATCGACGACGACAGGCGCGCGCTGCTCGAGTCACCGTGCTCGCTCGTCGTCGGCACGGTCGCGCCCGACCTGCTCCCCGACGCCACCCGGGGCTGGGCCGTGGTCGTCGACGCGCGCGAGGGCACGCTCCGCCTCCTGCTGTCCGCGAGCGCGGCGACGAGCATCGAGAACCTGCGCGCGACCGGGGTCGTCGCGGTGACGGCGACCGAGTTCCAGACGCTCGAGTCGGTCCAGGTCAAGGGGCGTGTCGACGGGATCGAGGACCCGTCCCGCGACGACCGCGCACGCTTCGACGCGTTCTGCGACGGGATGGTCGCCGCGGTGAGCGCGATCGACGGCGTGCCGCCCGAGATCGTGCGGCGCGCGCTCCCCGACGACGTCGTCGCGTGCGTCGTCAGGATCGAGGAGCTGTTCGACCAGACGCCGGGGCCGTCCGCGGGCGCGCGACTCGCTCGCGTGGAGGCGTGA
- a CDS encoding hemerythrin domain-containing protein codes for MTATVTDVPQLAATTAPLETVEVDLYGNIHKAIRGELFAVTYAAGNVDPSHDAALEAVVGRWTTLAGLLVSHAAHEDTFVGPVLEHVDRDLVTAVTAAHASIDAIMAEVGALADDALGERREARRLPVHRLHLALASFTATYLQHEEFEELVVMPALAARVTADELRSVHEAILASIPPDEMAMSLSMMLPAINVDERVEVLAGVRAGAPAEVFTGVLGLAQSVLTPDAYAQVTRRLSALG; via the coding sequence ATGACCGCCACCGTCACCGACGTCCCGCAGCTCGCCGCCACGACCGCGCCGCTCGAGACCGTCGAGGTCGACCTCTACGGCAACATCCACAAGGCGATCCGGGGCGAGCTGTTCGCCGTCACGTACGCGGCGGGCAACGTCGACCCGTCCCACGACGCCGCCCTCGAGGCCGTGGTCGGGCGCTGGACCACGCTCGCCGGCCTACTGGTGTCGCACGCGGCCCACGAGGACACGTTTGTCGGACCGGTGCTCGAGCACGTCGACCGCGATCTCGTCACCGCGGTGACCGCGGCGCACGCGTCGATCGACGCGATCATGGCCGAGGTGGGCGCGCTCGCCGACGACGCGCTCGGCGAGCGGCGCGAGGCGCGCCGGCTTCCCGTCCATCGCCTGCACCTGGCGCTCGCGTCGTTCACCGCGACGTACCTGCAGCACGAGGAGTTCGAGGAGCTCGTCGTGATGCCCGCGCTCGCCGCGCGGGTCACCGCCGACGAGCTGCGCTCGGTGCACGAAGCGATCCTCGCGAGCATCCCACCGGACGAGATGGCGATGTCGCTGTCGATGATGCTGCCCGCGATCAACGTGGACGAGCGCGTCGAGGTGCTCGCCGGTGTCCGCGCGGGCGCGCCGGCAGAGGTCTTCACCGGCGTGCTCGGCCTGGCGCAGTCCGTCCTCACGCCGGACGCGTACGCGCAGGTCACGCGGAGGCTGAGCGCGCTCGGCTGA
- a CDS encoding pyridoxamine 5'-phosphate oxidase family protein has translation MTVEDASTVTLSEITACFEGIVPAVIATASADGVPNVTHLSRVHFVDDEHVALSNQFFSKTVRNLSENPQACVTVFDPRTYDSYKLVLRYERTERRGPIFDRLRRDVDAIAALTGMHDVFKLRSADVYRVVELERITP, from the coding sequence GTGACCGTGGAGGACGCGTCCACCGTCACGCTGTCGGAGATCACCGCGTGCTTCGAGGGCATCGTCCCGGCGGTGATCGCGACGGCGTCGGCCGACGGCGTGCCGAACGTCACCCATCTCTCGCGCGTCCACTTCGTGGACGACGAGCACGTGGCGCTGTCGAACCAGTTCTTCTCGAAGACCGTACGCAACCTCAGCGAGAACCCGCAGGCATGCGTCACCGTGTTCGACCCGCGGACGTACGACAGCTACAAGCTCGTCCTGCGGTACGAACGCACGGAGCGTCGGGGCCCGATCTTCGATCGTCTCCGCCGTGACGTCGACGCCATCGCCGCGCTCACCGGGATGCACGACGTGTTCAAGCTGCGCAGCGCGGACGTCTACCGCGTGGTCGAGCTCGAGCGGATCACGCCGTGA
- a CDS encoding GAF domain-containing protein, translating into MTRCGPADGDVHHLAELGRRLTRCPDLDTLVGAALSGLADLFGYEHSLLLLLDETGTRLYTIASHGYRTQGIGSEVRLGEGIIGMAGARVEAMRVGNLGRMLAYARTVRRAYEAEGGEAPGTEIALPGLPDAESQLAVPAVVLGQLVGVLAVESRDRIAFDARDEDVLAVVAALVASAIEIDLAGERESDGGVVDARIARDDVSPASAPSAPATRVRFFAVDGSTFLDDEYLIKGVAGRILFALLSHHERDGRLEFTNKELRLDPSLELPELRDNLESRLILLKRRLDERAAPVRIEKAGRGRVRLLVGAPVRLECIGAAADEDR; encoded by the coding sequence GTGACGCGCTGCGGGCCGGCCGACGGGGACGTCCACCACCTCGCCGAGCTCGGGCGCCGCCTCACGCGATGCCCCGACCTCGACACGCTCGTCGGGGCCGCGCTCAGCGGCCTCGCCGACCTCTTCGGGTACGAGCACTCGTTGCTGCTGCTGCTCGACGAGACGGGCACTCGGCTCTACACGATCGCGAGTCACGGGTACCGGACCCAGGGCATCGGCTCCGAGGTCCGGCTCGGCGAAGGGATCATCGGGATGGCCGGCGCGCGCGTCGAGGCGATGCGCGTCGGCAACCTGGGCCGGATGCTGGCGTACGCGCGGACGGTGCGCCGCGCGTACGAGGCCGAGGGCGGCGAGGCACCCGGCACCGAGATCGCGCTCCCTGGCCTCCCCGACGCCGAGAGTCAGCTCGCCGTGCCCGCGGTCGTGCTCGGTCAGCTCGTCGGCGTGCTGGCCGTCGAGAGCCGCGACCGGATCGCGTTCGACGCGCGTGACGAGGACGTCCTCGCCGTCGTCGCCGCGCTCGTGGCGAGCGCGATCGAGATCGATCTCGCGGGCGAGCGGGAGAGCGACGGAGGCGTCGTCGACGCGCGGATCGCGCGCGACGACGTGTCGCCCGCCTCCGCGCCGTCGGCGCCGGCGACGCGTGTCCGGTTCTTCGCGGTCGACGGCAGCACGTTCCTCGACGACGAGTACCTCATCAAGGGGGTGGCCGGGCGGATCCTGTTCGCGCTGCTCTCGCACCACGAGCGCGACGGCCGGCTCGAGTTCACGAACAAGGAGCTGCGCCTCGACCCGTCGCTGGAGCTCCCCGAGCTCCGGGACAACCTCGAGAGCCGCCTGATCCTGCTCAAGCGGCGACTCGACGAGCGCGCCGCGCCGGTACGGATCGAGAAGGCGGGGCGGGGTCGTGTGCGGCTCCTCGTCGGCGCGCCCGTCCGCCTGGAGTGCATCGGCGCCGCGGCCGA